In the genome of bacterium, the window TATTTCAGTTCCAATTCTTCGGGGAGCCGTGAGGACGTCGAGTATCGGCAGCTCCCGGTAACTCTCTCCGTGGGCTTCCGAAGCGTAAAAAGAGTTCTCGAAAGACCCGTCCTCAAGGATTCCGCCGAGAAGTATGTATGCGAGCTGATGAGCTTCGGGGTGAGCCCGGAACCACGCTTTGCCTTCCTGCTGGAACATATCGTAATCGCTTTGGAAAGTGCTCAATACGTAAGACTTCATCTCAGGGTACGGAACGGGGTTTTCCCGGAAAAGATGGCTCAGTTTTCTGCTGATTTCAATGCCTACCGCGCTGCCTCCGGTGGACAGCAGGCCGCTTTCGCCAAGGGGGTAGAGTTTCCTTGCAAAGCGAACCTCGACGTTGTCTGCGTCGTCGTGAACCTCGACGCGACGGTCGGCGAGAAAGAGAATCCCTTGAGGAGATTTGACTGCGATCAGTTGAGACATCGAATGCGCTCGCCAAAAAGGTAATTATTTCAAAGAGTATAGCGAAGATGAAAGGTTTTGACATCCGCTGCGAACCATTTACCTTAAGAACACAAAAAGGAGGGGATGTCCGGCAGGAAGGCTTTTCGAGACGATTATCAACCCGCTTTCCATACTCAACGTCTGATAAGATATATTATGTTAACATTGCTATGTCCGAGCGGCTTGCGTGTGAATGAGAAGAACGTTTGTTGCCTCCAACATCGTTATTAGCGGCTACCGCTACCCTATCGGACGAGTGTAACTTTTGAGGAGAAATTTCAGGATTATATTTTCAAAAAGGAAGCGATGAAGTATCCGTCACCTTCGTAACCGGGAAGGTTGAGCGGAAGGCGGACACCTTCGCTCCCGATGCAGGAGAAAGGAAGGCCGGGCAAGACCTTTGCCGGTGAAAAATTACGGTTGTTCTCAAGAAACTTTTCAGCCACGAACCGGTTTTCAGGCGCCAGAAGGCTGCAGGTCGAGTAGACGAGCTTCCCCCCGCGTTTTACAAGTTCCGACCCCTTCTGAAGAAGTTCTCGCTGAACCTTCGAGAAAGAGAGGATATCGGCTTTTTTCCAGCGCCACGAAACGTCGGGATTCCTTCTCAGTGTGCCTGTCGAGGAGCAGGGAGCGTCAACCAGCACGACGTCGTAAGGCGCTGATCCGGCTACCTCTTCGTAAGCGGAGAGGGGCTTGATGATGGTCGCGCCGGACCTCCTGATCCGCTCGTCCGAGCGAAGGAGCCGAAGCCTTGCGTTGTCGTGAGCTACGATTAACCCCCTGTTTTCCATCAGGGCGGCGAGGGCGAGGGACTTGCCGCCGCTTCCCGCGCACAGGTCAAGCACCTTTTGGCCCGGTTTCGCGCCGCAGGCGAGGGCGATAAGCTGGCTCCCCTCGTCCTGAATCTCGAAGAGTCCTTCCTTGAAAGATGGGAGTCCGGCCACGTTGACAGCGCCGGGAATCATGAGGCCGGTTGGAGAAAATTCGGAATAATCCGAAGCTATTCCTGAACTGTAGAGATCGCGTTTCAGTTCCTCGCGGCCTGTCTTCAGGGTGTTTGCGCGTATCTGCAGCGACTGGCGCTTTTTACCTTCCAAAAGCTCGGAAAGAGCCTCCCCCACGGTTTTCCAGGGGCCGAAGTCAAGCCAGAAAGAAGGAATTGAAAGGTAGGAGGAGAGCGCGTCTTTCGCCTCTACCGGAAGCTCAGACAGGGAAGTTGCGGTTTCTTCGCAAAACGACGAAAACCACCTCTCCCGAAGCTCATCCGCCCGCTCAAGAGCGGATTTATAATCGTAATTCGTAAAGTACTCGCAGGGCCGAAGTTCCGGCTTAATCTGGTCCAGATACCCTAGCCCCAGAAGAACTCCCGGCTCGCGGACTCCGCCGGTGGCTTCGGTTAAGGCTTTGAGACTCCGCGCAAGTCCGTAGACTCCCATCCCGAGCAGAGCGCGGTCGTTTTTCCCCATCCGAAGCGCCCTCTGGTGGTTTTGCACCTCGGCGTCCAGAGGCCCCCTTGAGGAGAGGATGAACTCTTCGACAGGCCCGGCGGCGGAAAAAATCCGTTGGGCGTAAGAGGGGTTGGGAAGTTTGTCCCCTTCCCTTCTCCACCATCTGTAACTGCCCATGAGGTCTGTTTTCATTTTAAAAGGGTAAGTTCGCCGCCGAAGCAGACGGCCGTGGGGCTGGAAATATCTTCCGGCCAGGAGTCGTAAAGGACGAAGCCCGCCTCGCCGCCCTCGCGCAGGCCGGGAAATCCGCTCAACCTTGCGGCGAGGGAAGCCGCGTTTCCGGCAAGAGAGTTCAAGTCAGCCCCGAGGGAGACAAGCGCCGAAACCTCGCTGAAAAATCCGGAGACGTGCGAAACCCCCGGAGTTCCGGCGTCGCTTCCGGGCAGGAGCTTCGCGCCGTGCGAAATCCCCTTCGATATATCCTCTCCGTGGCGCTTTGCGGTGATTTCAACGACTTTCTTCTGGTTCGGGCCAAGAGAGGGATTGCCGCTGAGGCTTGACCAGGCGACGAAGGTAGGGGTCCAGAAGCTTTCACTGGCCGAGAGCTTTTCTATCTCGCCCTCTTTCGGCCAAAAAGCGTGCTCGACGCTCTGGGGGGCGGAGTCCAGAACCGCCCCGAGGGTACCGTTGACGTGAATCATGGTCCCGAGTCCTAGAGAGCGTGAAAAGCGTGTGAGTTCAGAAAGTTCGCCGGGCGTGAACTGCTCTTTTCCGGTCTCGCCGGGCACTTCGAGGCTGTTCAGCCCCGAGGCCAGTATCTTTATCTGCCTTGCACCTCTCTTCGCGCCTTCCTCGATGAGGGAGAAACCTTCTTCGACGGTTTCTGCGCCCCTTCCAAGAAACCCCCCGTAAAGTCCCTTTTTGAAGAGCGGTCCGGCGGAGGGAAAAACCTTCGCGTAGCGGCCGGGATTTTTATCAGCCAGTTCGGCGGCCTTGAAAGCGAGGCCGCGAGGCGTTCCGCCATCCCTCACCGCGCATATCCCCGCCCGCCTGTACTCCTCAAGAAGGTTCATGACCCTTTCGAGTGCTTCCTCGTCGTCAAACCCCGCGACCCTCTTCCTTTCCGAGGGATCGAAGGAGCCGCCGAGGGAGAGATGAACGTGGCAATCGACGAGTGGTTCCAAGGCAAAAGGAGGGGAAAGGACCGGGATGCCCTCGGGCAGCGGCGGCGGCTCCCCTGCCCCGCTCCGGACCACTTGCCCGTCTCTTACGTAAAACCAGTGGTCGGCGATTTCCTTGCCCCCGGCGAGGGCGAGCGCAGGCCTAAGAAGAAACTCCTTCATATCAGCCGTCTGAACCGTAGAAATCAAAGACGGTGCGACCGTATTTGCGGGTCTCGATCAGATGGAAAGGCTTTACCGGCTCCCAGAAGCTCTCCTTGGCCTCTCTCTGGACGACGACTGTTCCGCCTACTGCAAGAAGCGGGTTTTCGGCGAGCGCTTCCATCGCCGCGCGCTGAAGCTCCAGGCCGTAGGGCGGCGCGACAAGTATCACGTCAAACTTCTCCCCGGCTTTAAAGAGACTCGGTATTACCTTGAGGCAGTCGCTCTCTATGACCTTCGCCTCAGCCCCGAGGGCGAGAGCGTTTTGCCTGATATAAGAGGCGGATCTGGGGCTCTTCTCTATGAGCACGGCTTTTTGGGCGCCGTTGGAAAGAAGCTCGAAACCTATCGCTCCGCTGCCGGCAAAAAGGTCCAGCACAAAGGTCCCCTGAAGTCTCGGGCGCAAGATGTCGGCGAGGCTTTTCCTCAGGCGGGACAAAAGCGGCCTCGTCTCCTCCCCTTCGGGAGCGAAAAGCGCCTTCCCCCTGTATTTACCCGAAATAATCCTGATCTTTCCCATAACTCACAAATAGCCAAAATCGCCGTCAAAGGGTTGAATTAACGATCTTCCATGCTATAACCAATCAGGCTACTACACATCACTCGAATGGAGGAAGGGCACATGAAAAAAGTTGCGTCATTATTTTTCGCCACTCTTATGATATTAGCCTCTTTTTCGGTTTCGGCGTTAGCCGCCGACAGCGGTTTTGACTCCATTCCCAAGCTCTTCGGCACCTTCACCCCCCAAAAGGGAGTCTGGGCTGAGTATGAAGTGATGGAAAAGAAAACCCAAAAGAAAATTACCATGAAGATGTCGGTCGTGGACGTCATGGAAAAAGATTTCTGGTACGAGGTCAAAAACGTCGAGGACAGCAGCACCAACATCATAAAGATGCTCGTTACCGGAGATCCGAACGACCCGGCCAACATAAAAAGGCTGATAATGAAATCAGGCGACACCCCGGCCCAGGAGATGCCCGTCGATTTCGTAAAGATGGGGAGGAAGATGGCTGTGCACATGTTCCAGACCCGTAGCGGCGTTCCCGAGGACAAAACCGGTCTCACCGTAAAGGAACTGGGCGAAAAGGAAGTGACGGTTCCGGCCGGCACCTTCAAGGGAGCTGAAAAACAGATACTCTCCGCCGAAGGAAAGGTTCTGGCCAGCTACATCTTCAGCGCCGAAATACTTCCCTTCGGCGTAATCTTCTCCGACAGCGACGATTCGGTTATGAAACTCCTCGCCCACGGAAAAGACGCGGTGTCGGCCATTACCGAAGAGCCGGTCATGATGGAAAGACCGCCGATGATGCCGGAGATGCCTCGCGGCATGCCCATGGGAATGGGAAACCACAAAGAAGCAAAATAACGGTCTTTACGCCAAATAAAAAGGCCCGGCGAATGACCGGGCCTTTTTTTGTTTATCGAGAGACGCTCTTAGAGCATATCCAGGCCGTTGAAAAAGAATCCCTTTTCGCACGCGGCGGTTTCGTGGGCGTCGGAGCCGTGGACGGAGTTCTTCTCCATGTCCAGCGCGAAAAGCTTCCTGATGGTGCCTTCGGCGGCCTTCTCGGGGTTGGTCGCTCCCATTACCTCGCGCCACTTGGAGATGGCGTTCTCGCGTTCGAGAAGGAGCGCTACGATGGGGCCGGAGGACATGAAAGAAGTAAGATCGCCGAAGAAGGGGCGCTCCTTGTGTACTGAGTAGAAAGCCTCGGCCTGCTCGCGGCTGAGTTTCAGTTTCCTCATGGCGCGGATGGTGAAACCTTCCTCTTCGATGCGGGCGACAATCTTTCCGATAATGTTTCTCGCCGTCGCGTCGGGCTTTATCATGGCGAGTGTCTGTTCTATAGCCATTTTCCCTGGTGCTCCTTGTGTGTTTGCTGTCGCGGTTGTCTTATGCCTTTAATCTTTTGTGCTTATCTCCTCTGCATCGAGGCCAGGAGAGCGGGGCCGTGGTAAGCGCAGGCCCCGGCGAGCTGTTCTTCGATGCGCAGAAGCTGGTTGTATTTCGCTATGCGGTCGGAGCGGCAGGGCGCACCGGTCTTAATCTGCCCGGCGTTCACGGCGACAGCCAGATCGGCTATGGTGTAGTCGGAGGTCTCGCCCGAGCGGTGCGAAATAACCGTGGTATAGCCCGCGCGGTGGGCCATCTGAATGGTCTGGAGGGTCTCCGACAGGGTGCCTATCTGGTTGACCTTGACGAGTATGGAATTGGCCACGCCGCTTTGTATGCCCTGCGCAAGGCGCTGGGTGTTGGTGACGAAGAGGTCGTCGCCGACGATCTGGATGCTCCCGCCCACGTCGTCGGTTAACTCCTTCCACCCGGCCCAGTCGTTCTGGTCGAAGCCATCCTCGATTGAGTAGATGGGGTACTTGAAGCAGAGTTTTTCGTAGTACTTGACGAGCTGCAGGGAATTCATGCTCGCGCCCTCGGCGGAGAGGGTGTAGAGGCCGTCTTTGTAAAATTCGCTGGCGGCTGCGTCGAGAGAGATGAGGATGTCGATGCCGGGGACGTAACCCGCTCTCTCGATGGCGACGAGGATTATCTCCAGCGCCTCTTCGTTGGAACCGAGGTCGGGAGCGAACCCGCCCTCGTCGCCGACGGCGGTCCTGTGCCCCTTCTCTTTCAGGGTCTTTTTGAGGCTGTGATAGATCTCCGTGCCCATGCGAAGCGCTTCGGTAAAGGTCTGCGCTCCGACGGGGGCTATCATGAACTCCTGAATGTCGACGTTGTTGTCGGCGTGCGCGCCGCCGTTTAAAATATTCATCATCGGGACGGGCAGAAGGCTGGCCTGTGATCCGCCGATGTAGCGGAAGAGAGGCAGCTCGCAGGCCGTCGCGGCCGCCTTTGCGCAGGCAAGGGAGACGCCCAGCATGGCGTTGGCGCCAAGATTGCCCTTGTTGGCGGTGCCGTCCAGCGAACAGAGAAGTCCGTCGATCTCAATCTGCTCGCGCACATCCATGCCGATAAGTTCGGAGGCTATGATAGTGTTTACGTTCTCGACGGCCCTGAGTACTCCCTTTCCGAGATAGCGGTCAGGATCGCCGTCGCGAAGCTCTACCGCCTCGTACTCGCCGGTAGAGGCCCCGGAGGGCACCGCGGCGCGGCCCATGACACCCGAGGTGAGGTAAACGTCAGCCTCTACTGTGGGGTTTCCGCGAGAGTCGAGTATTTCCCTGGCAACTATGTCGGTAATCGCGTACATGGGCTCCCTTTCACCTCCCACGGGGGAAGTCAATGGTGTTTGGCAAGGGGAAAAGCAGAAAACTAATTACTTGACGCAGGGGCCGAAGTCAAGCGGAAGGCTTAAAAATAATTGCGTTCGTCTTAAAAAAGCCCGGCTGACGGCAACCCCCGGATGCCCACGCAAACGGCTTCGCACAACCTTGACACTTGTTTTGATTTTCGTTTTGCCTCAGGATAACGTTGAATGTCTTTTGCTTCCCGCCGAGAGGATAAAACATGAAAACATTCACCCTTGGCACCAATACAAGGCAGTGTTTTATAGACGTTACCCAAAACGTATCCGGAATAGTCGGCGAATCCGGGGTATCCGAAGGGATATGCGTCGTATACGCTCCGCACACCACCGGCGGCCTTGCGATAAATGAAAACGAAGATCCCAACGTAAGCCGCGATATTCTCGAGTTTCTGAAAGACATGATTCCCGCCGGCTTCGCCTTCCGACACTCGGAGGGCAACTCCGACGCTCACGTCATGGCCACCCTCATCGGATCGAGCGTTACCGTTCCCATAACCGGCGGCAGGCTGGCTCTCGGGACCTGGCAGGGTATCTATTTCGTCGAATTCGACGGCCCCAGAAGCAGACGCTGCAACGTGACCGTTATCGGCAAGTAGAAAAACGGAAAAATCACGATGATTTGTCCCGTTCCCATGGTGCGCGCAATGCGCGGCGGACTGGTGGAGAGCCTCCACAGGGGCCACCTCGCCGTGGCGAGGCCCGACGGAGCACTCCTCGACGCGCTCGGCGACCCCGATTTCCCCACCTTTCTTCGCTCGGCGGCTAAGCCCTTTCAGGCGATACCGGTGGTGGAAGACGGAGCCTTGACGCGCTTTAGCCTCACTTCCGGGGAACTCGCCGTCATGTGCGGCTCCCATTCCGGCCAGTCTTTTCACGTCGAGGCCGTCCTTTCGATACTCTCGAAGATCGGCGTGGAAGAAGCGGCGCTTCTTTGCGGCGTACACCCTCCAAGCCACAAACTCACTGCGAAAAGACTTCAGGAATCCGGCGAAAAACCCCGGCCGATACACAACAACTGCTCCGGCAAACACGCCGCCATGCTGGCCCTTTGCGTCTTTCACGGCTGGGATACGGAGGATTACGTTAATCCCGGACACCCTGTACAGATACACATAAAAAAGGTTGTCGCGGAGTGCCTTGGCCTTTCTCTCGAAGAGCTGGGCGAAGGCACCGACGGCTGCGGCGTCCCGGTCTTCCGGGCTCCCCTCAGGGCGGTCGCGAGGGGCTACGCACGCCTCGCCTGGCCGAAGGGCGACGACACCCTCCCCGAGAAGCGCGTAAAGGCTATGCACCACCTTGTAAAGGCCTGCGTGGAGAATCCGGAGATGGTCGCGGGGGACGAGCGCATATGCACCGACGCGATGAGAGCCGCTCCCGGCAGGGTCTTGGCCAAGACCGGGGCCGAAAGCTCTTACGGCCTGTCAATTCTCGAAGCGGGAGTGGGGATTGCCTTCAAGATAGAGGACGGCTCGATGAGAGCGCTCCCCCCCGCCGTGGTAGAGATACTCATTCGCTCGGGGACACTGCGAAGCACGGAAGTGGCTACCCTCTCGGCCTACCACCGGCAGATCATCAAAAACCACCGGAAGGAAACCGTAGGGGTGATAGAGCCCTGTCTGAAATGGCACGGACTGGACAGGCCGGACCTGAGGAAGTGAATCAACCCCCGAAGTAGGGATGTAATTCCGGGTAATAGCAGACCAGAGGATCGCACTCCCTGCCGAAGCGCGAAGCGTAGGCTTCAAGCGCCTCCACCCTTCCGAGCGCCGGATTGTCGATGAAGCGGCGCACCATCTTTACGTTCGCGACCTTCCCGGAGGTAGGCCCTCCCCTTCCCACCAGCTTCTGAACCGCCACCCCTCTTTCGATAAGCGGCCCTATGGCGCAAAGGCCGCAGGAAAAGCGCCTGTCGCAGGAACTCCACCTCTCAAAGCGCCTTCTCAGCGGATGGTCTTTAGCAGCGCTTACCCTCTGCTCTATCTCGCAGGGCCAGCGCTTGTCCGGGGCGGTGTGCTGGAAAAAGCAGTGCGCCTCCTCGTTGGGGCACTTTCCTACCAGCACGAAAGCCTCGAAGGTAAGACCGGGCAAAGCCGCCGTTATCTCTTCCGTTTCACCCAGCGTCAGGTGGCGGGGCAAAACTGCTCTGCTGATGCCGAGTCCGGCGAAAAAATCGAAAGCGCTCGCGTTCAGCGTCCCGGCCATCGTCGAAAGGGTGATTTCAAGGGGGATTTTGGCTTCGCGGATATTAACGATAAGTCCCGGATCCCCGGCGATTACCCCCTTCACTCCGTATTCCGCCGCCCTCTTCGCCAGTCCGAGAAGTTTCTTCTGTATCTCCGGCGGATTCTGGGGGGCGTTCATCGTCAGGTAGACGGGAACGTTTCGCGAGGCGGCGAGGGCTACGGCCTTTGCGAATTCCTTTTCGGAGGAGAACTGGGCCGAGGCGAAGGTGCGCTGGTTCGGGCTTATCCGCCCGGAAACCCAGTCGTCGGGCAGGACTCCGCCGTAGAGCTCGTCGGCGCCGGCCTCGATCAGGGGGAGTGTCTCTTCAGGATTGTCGAAGGGGGAAAGAAGAAGGGGTTTCTCGATTTTTTGTCGCATGGGACGGTGCCCTTTCGCCACGGCTGCTCACCGCATGTTGCGCGGTTTCCAGAGCTTTTCGTAACGGTAGTTCCACTCTTCCTTCGTCTCGTCGGCTTCGAGGACGTCGCCTACGACGACTAGGGCCAGACTGGGCTCGGCGGAGACGGAGCCGACGTTGAAAGGGTCTCTATCCCCCACTCTTACGGCTATATCCTCAAGCGTTCCTTTGGTAACGGTCTCGCCGTCCGCGCCTATCCGCTCCAGAATGGCGATTCCCGTGGACGGCGGATAGGAATGGAGAAGCTCCCGCACCAGTTCTTCCAGGGGAAGGTTTATCATGTAGAGAATGAGGGTCTTGCCGGGGCCGCCGTAGTCGGAAAGCCTGACCCTGCCGCTTTTGGTTATCGCGCGCGGGCTCGTCACCACCGTGCAGTGGGCGACTCCCGCCATGTCGTAAGTCTTCTTTAGAAGCGCGGCTGCGGCGCTGTGAGCCCCGACTCCGGGAATTACTACGGAGCGGTCCCTGAAATAGCCGACGAAGGACTGGAAGGGGGAAAAGGTCGAAAAGTCGCCGGGGACAAGGAAGGAGACGCTGCCGCGGGCGAGCCGCTCCTCGATCCACGCAACGAGGGTTTCGTAATCCATCGTGAAGGGGCTCGACACCTCTTTCCCCTCAAGGTATTCCGAGAAGGTATCGACGAAAAGCGCGGGAGAGAGTATCGCGACGCTCTCCCGTATGGCTTTAAGCCCGGCTATCGTCAGAAGGTCCGGGTCGCCGGGGCCGCAGGAGACGAAATATATTTTGTTGAAATCAGCCACCGAAAAGCCGCGCAAAGAAGCCTTTTTGGGTTTCGCCCTGCTCTATCTGGCCCAGAGTAACCTTGGTCTCCGACCCCTTGTAGCCCACCTTTACATGAACGTTGAGGTTTGAAAGATTCACCCCTTCGTTCAGGGTTATCGTCAGGGGAAGGGTGATGGTTCTGGTAACGGCTCCGCCCTTTTTGTCCCTCTGGATAGTGAGGTCCAGGGAGCGCTCCTCCACGGCGGAGGCGAAAACGCTCCCGGCCGGAGCGGCGGCGGGCGCGGCGGGCTTTTGAACCGGCGAAGCAGGCGAAACGGGGGGTGCAGCAGCCTGCACCGGCGCAGGGGCGGTCTCGGAAGGCGCCGGCGCGGGTTTTTCCTCGGGAGCAGGCGCCGGGGCGGCGGCCTTTCCTGCGCTTCCCTTCTGCTGTTTCTGGCGAAGGTCCTCAAGCACCTGTTTGCAGATCGCCCTCATCGCCTCCATTATACCGGTTCCGGCGGCGGCGTTCGTCTCGAAATCGGGCACTCCGCGGTGGTTCAGTTCGCGGCGCATCTCCTCGACGCTCATGATGTTGGGCATGTCGCGCTTGTTGTACTGAATGACGAAGGGGATGGTCTCGGGGTCGAAGCCGTGGACTTTAAGGTTCTCGTAGAGGTTCTGGAGGGATTCCTCGTTTTGTTCCCTCATGCCCACCTGGGAGTCCGCCACGAAGACGACGCCGTCGGCACCCTTCAGAACGAGCTTTCTGGTGGTATTGTAAAAAACCTGTCCGGGAACCGTGTAGAAGTTGAATTTCACCCGGAACCCGCCGATTTTTCCGAAATCCACGGGAAAAAAGTCGAAAAAGAGGGTGCGGTCGGTTTCAGTCGCGAGACTGACCAGTTTTCCCTTGTTCTCGGGGTTAATTTTTGAATGAATACACTGGATGCTTGTGGTCTTGCCCGACAGTCCCGGTCCGTAATAGACGATTTTGGCAGACATTTCACGGGCCGCGTAATTGATTATCGCCATTGGATACCCTTTTTAAGTCTTTTTCAGATATATCAAAAACTCGACGTTCCCCTTTTTGGCCCCCGTTATCGGAGACGTGGTTTCGCCGAGTACCTCAAAACCTAATAATTTAGCATTATTGCATACTTTCTCAAGGGCTTTTTTTCTTAACGCTGAATCCTTGACGACTCCGCCTTTGCCCACCTGCCCTTTTTCGACTTCAAACTGGGGCTTGACCAGAGCGATTACGGACGCTTTTGGTTTTATAAGATTAAAAACTCCCGGCAGGACGAGATCCAGAGAAATAAAGGAGGCGTCGATTACCGCCAGGTCGCAAAGCTCCCCGAGTTCTTCCGCGGTAAGGTGGCGAACGTTGCAGCGCTCCACGCTCACCACCCTTTTGTCTTCTCGGAGTTTCCAGGCGAGTTGCCCGTACCCCACGTCCACGGCGTAGACCTTTTTTGCCCCCCTTTGCAGGAGGCAGTCCGTGAACCCGCCGGTGGAGGCTCCCACGTCTACGCAAACCATCCCCTCGGGATTAACCGGAAAGGCGTCGAGAGCCGCTTCCAGTTTGAGCCCTCCCCTGCTGACGTAGGGGTTGTGCTCGCCCTTTTGCCTTATTCCGGATTCGGGGTCGACCAGTTGCCCGGCCTTCGCCGCCGTGTGATCCCCGACGATTATAGTCCCCGCCATTATCATCGCCTGCGCCCTGGACCGCGTCGGGGCGATACCTCTTTCCACCAGAAGCTGGTCAAGCCGTATCTTTCCGCTCACCTTCCCGCTTCCGTGACGGCTTTGAAAATCCCCTCCTCGTCCAGGCCGATCTCCTTTTTCAGCTCGATTTGAGAGCCGTGGGTGACGAAGCGGTCAGGGAGGCCGAGTCTTTTTACCGGCCGGCAAATGGAGTTGTCGGCGAGAAGTTCGAGCACGGCGCTTCCGAACCCACCCTGAAGGACGTTTTCTTCAACCGTAACGACCCCCTTGCACGATTTGGCCAAGCCAATTATGGCCTCCTCGTCGAGGGGCTTGGCGAAGCGGGCGTCGAACACGGAGACCTTCACGCCTTCTTCCTCAGCGCGCTTTACGGCCTTTTGCGCGGTGGCAAGGCAGGTGCCGAGGCAGAGAAGCGCTACCGACCCCTCGCCACCGTCCTTCAAAAGGTTCCCCTTGCCTACCGGCCAGACCGAAGGAGTCTTATCCATCTCAACGCCTACGGAGTGTCCTCTGGGGTAGCGCAGGGCACAGGGGGTACCGAGGCTGAGGGCGGTGGCGAGCGCGTTTACAAGTTCGTTTTCGTCGGAGGGGGCCATTACCGTCATGCCGGGTATGTGGCGAAGGTAGGAGATGTCGAAAGCCCCGTGGTGGGTGGGACCGTCGGCGCCCACCAGCCCGGCGCGATCGAGCGCGAAGACGACGGGAAGCTCCTGAAGGGCCACGTCGTGGACGATCTGGTCGTAAGCCCGCTGCATGAAGGTCGAGTAGATTGCGACTACGGGCTTTAACCCTTCCGCCGCCAGACCCGCAGCGAAAGTGACGGCGTGCTCCTCGGCGATGCCTACGTCGAAAAAACGCTCGGGAAGCTGCGCTTCAAAGCCGGAGAGTCCCGTCCCCTCGGTCATCGCGGCGGTAATGGCGACGATTCTGGGGTCCTTTTTCGCCATTTTGAGGAGCGCCTCGCCGAATACCGCCGTGTAGGAAGGTGCGCACCCGGCGGTGACTTTGGACTCGCCGTTCTTGATGTTGAAGGGGCCTACTCCGTGGTAGGTGACCGGCCTCGACTCGGCGGGCAAAAAACCCTTGCCCTTCTTCGTCACGACGTGAACCAGCACGGGCTTCTGGTATTTGGCGATGTTGCCGAAAGCCTTCAGAAGGTGGCTCATGTTGTGGCCGTCTATGGGGCCGAAGTAGGTAAACCCCAGTTCCTCGAAGAGCATTCCGGGAGAGATCAGACCCTTGGCGTGCTCTTCCATCTTTTTGGCGATTCTGGCCATGGATTCGCCGCCCGGTATAGACTTCAGGACCCCGCGCACGTCCTTTCGCACCTTGAAATAAAACTCGTTGGAAAGGACGCGGGAGAGGTACCCGGAGAGCGCCCCAACGTTCCTGGA includes:
- a CDS encoding RsmB/NOP family class I SAM-dependent RNA methyltransferase, whose protein sequence is MKTDLMGSYRWWRREGDKLPNPSYAQRIFSAAGPVEEFILSSRGPLDAEVQNHQRALRMGKNDRALLGMGVYGLARSLKALTEATGGVREPGVLLGLGYLDQIKPELRPCEYFTNYDYKSALERADELRERWFSSFCEETATSLSELPVEAKDALSSYLSIPSFWLDFGPWKTVGEALSELLEGKKRQSLQIRANTLKTGREELKRDLYSSGIASDYSEFSPTGLMIPGAVNVAGLPSFKEGLFEIQDEGSQLIALACGAKPGQKVLDLCAGSGGKSLALAALMENRGLIVAHDNARLRLLRSDERIRRSGATIIKPLSAYEEVAGSAPYDVVLVDAPCSSTGTLRRNPDVSWRWKKADILSFSKVQRELLQKGSELVKRGGKLVYSTCSLLAPENRFVAEKFLENNRNFSPAKVLPGLPFSCIGSEGVRLPLNLPGYEGDGYFIASFLKI
- the rsmD gene encoding 16S rRNA (guanine(966)-N(2))-methyltransferase RsmD, with protein sequence MGKIRIISGKYRGKALFAPEGEETRPLLSRLRKSLADILRPRLQGTFVLDLFAGSGAIGFELLSNGAQKAVLIEKSPRSASYIRQNALALGAEAKVIESDCLKVIPSLFKAGEKFDVILVAPPYGLELQRAAMEALAENPLLAVGGTVVVQREAKESFWEPVKPFHLIETRKYGRTVFDFYGSDG
- a CDS encoding nucleoside-diphosphate kinase is translated as MAIEQTLAMIKPDATARNIIGKIVARIEEEGFTIRAMRKLKLSREQAEAFYSVHKERPFFGDLTSFMSSGPIVALLLERENAISKWREVMGATNPEKAAEGTIRKLFALDMEKNSVHGSDAHETAACEKGFFFNGLDML
- a CDS encoding phosphopyruvate hydratase; protein product: MYAITDIVAREILDSRGNPTVEADVYLTSGVMGRAAVPSGASTGEYEAVELRDGDPDRYLGKGVLRAVENVNTIIASELIGMDVREQIEIDGLLCSLDGTANKGNLGANAMLGVSLACAKAAATACELPLFRYIGGSQASLLPVPMMNILNGGAHADNNVDIQEFMIAPVGAQTFTEALRMGTEIYHSLKKTLKEKGHRTAVGDEGGFAPDLGSNEEALEIILVAIERAGYVPGIDILISLDAAASEFYKDGLYTLSAEGASMNSLQLVKYYEKLCFKYPIYSIEDGFDQNDWAGWKELTDDVGGSIQIVGDDLFVTNTQRLAQGIQSGVANSILVKVNQIGTLSETLQTIQMAHRAGYTTVISHRSGETSDYTIADLAVAVNAGQIKTGAPCRSDRIAKYNQLLRIEEQLAGACAYHGPALLASMQRR
- a CDS encoding YjbQ family protein; its protein translation is MKTFTLGTNTRQCFIDVTQNVSGIVGESGVSEGICVVYAPHTTGGLAINENEDPNVSRDILEFLKDMIPAGFAFRHSEGNSDAHVMATLIGSSVTVPITGGRLALGTWQGIYFVEFDGPRSRRCNVTVIGK
- a CDS encoding asparaginase, which encodes MICPVPMVRAMRGGLVESLHRGHLAVARPDGALLDALGDPDFPTFLRSAAKPFQAIPVVEDGALTRFSLTSGELAVMCGSHSGQSFHVEAVLSILSKIGVEEAALLCGVHPPSHKLTAKRLQESGEKPRPIHNNCSGKHAAMLALCVFHGWDTEDYVNPGHPVQIHIKKVVAECLGLSLEELGEGTDGCGVPVFRAPLRAVARGYARLAWPKGDDTLPEKRVKAMHHLVKACVENPEMVAGDERICTDAMRAAPGRVLAKTGAESSYGLSILEAGVGIAFKIEDGSMRALPPAVVEILIRSGTLRSTEVATLSAYHRQIIKNHRKETVGVIEPCLKWHGLDRPDLRK
- a CDS encoding TlyA family RNA methyltransferase, whose product is MSGKIRLDQLLVERGIAPTRSRAQAMIMAGTIIVGDHTAAKAGQLVDPESGIRQKGEHNPYVSRGGLKLEAALDAFPVNPEGMVCVDVGASTGGFTDCLLQRGAKKVYAVDVGYGQLAWKLREDKRVVSVERCNVRHLTAEELGELCDLAVIDASFISLDLVLPGVFNLIKPKASVIALVKPQFEVEKGQVGKGGVVKDSALRKKALEKVCNNAKLLGFEVLGETTSPITGAKKGNVEFLIYLKKT
- the dxs gene encoding 1-deoxy-D-xylulose-5-phosphate synthase; the encoded protein is MKDSYCILPKIKSPRDLRTLSREDLEKLSDEVRDFILEKLSPIGGHLASSLGVVELTIALHAVFKTPEDRIIWDVGHQSYVHKILTGRKEEFRTIRQYGGLSGFPKRSESPYDSFGTGHSSTSISAALGMAAARDLTNKRNKVIAVIGDGSMNSGMAFEGLNNSGHEDRDLIVVLNDNEMSISRNVGALSGYLSRVLSNEFYFKVRKDVRGVLKSIPGGESMARIAKKMEEHAKGLISPGMLFEELGFTYFGPIDGHNMSHLLKAFGNIAKYQKPVLVHVVTKKGKGFLPAESRPVTYHGVGPFNIKNGESKVTAGCAPSYTAVFGEALLKMAKKDPRIVAITAAMTEGTGLSGFEAQLPERFFDVGIAEEHAVTFAAGLAAEGLKPVVAIYSTFMQRAYDQIVHDVALQELPVVFALDRAGLVGADGPTHHGAFDISYLRHIPGMTVMAPSDENELVNALATALSLGTPCALRYPRGHSVGVEMDKTPSVWPVGKGNLLKDGGEGSVALLCLGTCLATAQKAVKRAEEEGVKVSVFDARFAKPLDEEAIIGLAKSCKGVVTVEENVLQGGFGSAVLELLADNSICRPVKRLGLPDRFVTHGSQIELKKEIGLDEEGIFKAVTEAGR